The stretch of DNA CACATCTGCAATCTTCGTCTTTGGCTGTTACAACAGATAGCAACTAGATTAGCAAACACAAGATGGTGGTGCTGAGTTAGCAACTTGTATATGTGGGTGTGGTTGTGTTTTCTTTTTCTGTCTGTTTTAGTTCTTCTGTCGGGCCTGAAAGGCGGCAAAGAGTTGTGTGTAAATAAAACAGATAAAGAGAGAAGGGGGAGGAGCTGAGCTGACCCCATGTGAAGCCCTCACGTGATCGCTCTTGACGACGACCCCGACACATCGGCGGGCACTGTCGACAACCGGGAGGCCTGACACGAGCTGGAAGTGGCCTTCAACCTCCACCAGCGCCTGCTCCGCTGTGACCATCAGCACGGGCGTCGACATGGCCTCACGCAGGAGAGGCCCCCGCTGCTGCAACCAGCCAACCGAGTACAAAGTCAAGCAAGGGGTCAAGAAGAAGAAGCATCATCAAGAGAGGAGATGACAGAGACTACAAGATCAGCAGGAAGAAGAAGCATCATCAAGAGAGGAGATGAAAGAGACTACAAGATCAGCAGGAAGAAGAAGCATCAAGAGAGGAGATGAGCAGAGACCACACGATCAGCAAGAAGAAGAACCTGATCGCCGGCATGGgatggttgttgttgctgctgctgctgctgtgactGGAGGTATGCGCGGAGGTCGTCGTAGCTGAGGAGGGAGAAGTTCTCGGGCCACTCCCCGGAGATGATGGCATCGGGGTTCTCGTCGAGCCCGAGCCGGAGCCCGCTCCCGTCCATGAACGTGGACGCCCGGCACTCAAAGGTCCCGCCACTGGCTCTACCTCTTCTGGCCTTACT from Triticum dicoccoides isolate Atlit2015 ecotype Zavitan chromosome 6A, WEW_v2.0, whole genome shotgun sequence encodes:
- the LOC119318536 gene encoding magnesium transporter MgtE-like isoform X2 → MACINTLQSCSMFKGAKSKARRGRASGGTFECRASTFMDGSGLRLGLDENPDAIISGEWPENFSLLSYDDLRAYLQSQQQQQQQQPSHAGDQRGPLLREAMSTPVLMVTAEQALVEVEGHFQLVSGLPVVDSARRCVGVVVKSDHVRASHGPKTKIADVMTSPAITLSCDKTVTDAAALMLRKKIHRLPIVNQDNQVIGIVTRDDVLRALEAMLKF
- the LOC119318536 gene encoding magnesium transporter MgtE-like isoform X1, with the translated sequence MACINTLQSCSMFKGAKSKARRGRASGGTFECRASTFMDGSGLRLGLDENPDAIISGEWPENFSLLSYDDLRAYLQSQQQQQQQQPSHAGDQQRGPLLREAMSTPVLMVTAEQALVEVEGHFQLVSGLPVVDSARRCVGVVVKSDHVRASHGPKTKIADVMTSPAITLSCDKTVTDAAALMLRKKIHRLPIVNQDNQVIGIVTRDDVLRALEAMLKF